Part of the Halogeometricum rufum genome, GAGAGCGAACTCGACGACGTCTCGCCGTGGTCGGACGGGGCCGACGACGTGCCGTCTGATCCGTCGGAAGGCGGCAGTAGCGACTCGGCTGGTGGCCACCACTCGGTCGACAACGGGGCCGTTCCGCACGTCCCTGCCGCGAAACCGGGAGGTGACGACTGATGACGACGAGCACTGACCGGTCACGCATCGCGATTCCGCAGTTCGGCACGAAGGGGAAACTGTGGCTCGGTCTGCTCGCCGCGGTTATGCTCGGCGGACTGGCAGCCTGGGGCTATCAGCTCACGACGGGTCTGGTCGTCACGGGAATGCGCAACGTGTTCTCGTGGGGGCTGTACATCATGATGTTCGTCCTGTTCGTCGGGCTGTCGGCGGGTGGGCTCATCATCTCGAGTGCGCCGAAGTTCTTCCACTCGCACCGCTACGAGGGGTTCGCTCGGCTCGGCGTGCTGGTCAGCCTCGCGTGTATCACCGTCGCGGGACTGCTCATCCTCCCCGACATCGGCCGTCCGGAACGGCTGTACCAGTTCTTCACCTCACCGGACTTCCGGTCACCGATGGTCTGGGACTTCGGTATCGTCCTCCTCTACGGCCTCTTGAACGTCTGGTATCTGTGGCTGCTGACCAGACGTGACCTCGCTGCTCGGGGGTCGCCGCTGGCCCTCGGTGTCGAAGACACCGAAGTCGGCCGTGAGCGCGACCGCACGCTCATGTTCTGGACGGCCGCAGTCGCGCTGCCGACTGCCGTCGCACTCCACTCGGTGACGGGGTGGATCTTCGCGACGCAGATCGGTCGCGGTGACTGGTTCAGCCCGCTCGTCGCCCCGGTGTTCATCGCCAAGGCGCTCGTCTCCGGGCTCGGGCTGTTGTTGGTCGTGTCGGTCCTCGCCGACCGGCTGACGAACTTCGAGGTCGACCGCGAGGAGCTCACGAGTCTCGGCAAGATACTCGGTATCTTCCTCGCGTTCCACGTGGTCTACCTGCTCGCAGCCGAGCGACTCCCACACGCCTGGGCCGACCACTTCGAGTTCTGGGCCATCACGAGCAGTTTCCTCATCGGTGAGTCGGCGTACTTCTGGCTGTGGACGGTCGTCGGCGGGGCAGTTCCCCTCGCGATGCTGGCGATTCCACGGCTTCGCAAGCGTGTGGCAGTCATCTTCACGGCGAGCGCTCTCGCCGTCTTCGGCACGATGTTCGAGGGCGTTCGACTGGTGTTCACGGGCTACGACGTTGCCAACATCGACCTCCCGCCGGGCATCTCGCTCGGTGGCGCGTATTCGGGCATCACGACCGACGTCTGGGCGACTGCAGGAGCTTACACCCCGACGCTGGTCGAGGTGGCTGTCACCCTCGGCATCGTCGCCTTCGGCGCACTCATCGTCACCCTCGGTCTGAAATACGTCCCGATCCAGCGAGCTGACGAACAGGCATCGTACGTGACTGACGGCGGCAGCGAGGAAGGCCGATGACCGAACAGACGAACGCACCCCGCGAGCGGGACCGACCAGCCGCACTCGACACCGAGAGCGACGAGCTCCAGTCGGCGGTCGCGGCGACGTACGCCGTTCTCGCCGAGTGCTGGCGGGAGCCGACCGAGCAACTGGTCGAGGTCGCCCACGCTGGTGAACTGGCCCCCGTCGTCGGCGACGTCGGGTCGGTGGACCTTCGAGACCTCCGAACCGAATACACCCGGCTGTTCATCGGCCCGGCGGGACCACCGTGTCCGCCCTACGAGAGCGTCTACCGCGACGGTGAAGCCCCGGACGAACTCGGGCCGGTCAAGGGACCAGCCACGATGGCGGTCACGCGCTGGTACCGGGAGTTCGGCGTCCAGCCCGCACCGGACCACCCGGACCTCCCGGACCACCTCGCGACGGAACTGGAGTTCACCGCCTACCTCGCAGAGCAGGGGTTCGACGACCGACTCGACCAGTTCCTCGACGAGCACCTCAGACAGTGGGCCGACGAGTTCCTGACGCGGGTGGAACGAGAGACGCGTGAACCGTTCTACACGGCGCTCGCAGAAACGACCCGAGAGGTGGTCCATCAGTAGACGGCCTCCGGGTTGCTCGCCGGAACCCCCCGAGACAACCCAGGTGTATGTCCCATGACCACTCACGAACGATACGTGTACGAAGTCACGTACGATGTCGTCGACCCCCACCGTGAGGAGTACGAGACGTGGCTTCCGGAGACGACAGAACAGTGGATACTAACCCCGACCGTCGCCGGCTTCAGCAGCGAACAGAGCGTGACGGACGAGAGCCCAGAGATGCGTCTCCGGCTCGAATTCGAGACGCTCGCCGACTGGCTGGTGTTCGTCGAATCAGATCCGTTCACGCACCGCCTCGAACAGCTCCAAGATATGACAGATACACTGACGACGCACCTCTGGAAACCGACCGCAATCTCACTGAACCCGACAGCCGACGGCGGCGTCTCGATGGCTGCACACACCTCGGGAGTCCACGATGACTGACGTCGCCCCTCGCGAGGTCTTACAGACCGTAGACGACCCGCAACTCGGCACGGACATCCTCTCGCAGGGGCTCGTGACCGACGTCACGGTCGAAGACGGCGTCGTGTCGGTTTCGGTGGCACTCGGCGCACCGCACGCCCCAGTGGCGAACGAGATCAGCCGTCGTATCGAGGGGGCATTCGAGGAGCGAGGCGTCGAGGCAGTGGTCTCGACGGAGCCCGAAACGGCAGGGCACGAAGACGGCGGTCCGCTCTCCGGCGTGAAGAACGTCATCGCAGTCGCGTCTGGCAAAGGTGGGGTGGGGAAGAGCACCGTTGCGGTGAACCTCGCTGCCAGCATGGTCCGTCG contains:
- the nrfD gene encoding NrfD/PsrC family molybdoenzyme membrane anchor subunit; this encodes MTTSTDRSRIAIPQFGTKGKLWLGLLAAVMLGGLAAWGYQLTTGLVVTGMRNVFSWGLYIMMFVLFVGLSAGGLIISSAPKFFHSHRYEGFARLGVLVSLACITVAGLLILPDIGRPERLYQFFTSPDFRSPMVWDFGIVLLYGLLNVWYLWLLTRRDLAARGSPLALGVEDTEVGRERDRTLMFWTAAVALPTAVALHSVTGWIFATQIGRGDWFSPLVAPVFIAKALVSGLGLLLVVSVLADRLTNFEVDREELTSLGKILGIFLAFHVVYLLAAERLPHAWADHFEFWAITSSFLIGESAYFWLWTVVGGAVPLAMLAIPRLRKRVAVIFTASALAVFGTMFEGVRLVFTGYDVANIDLPPGISLGGAYSGITTDVWATAGAYTPTLVEVAVTLGIVAFGALIVTLGLKYVPIQRADEQASYVTDGGSEEGR
- a CDS encoding TorD/DmsD family molecular chaperone, which gives rise to MTEQTNAPRERDRPAALDTESDELQSAVAATYAVLAECWREPTEQLVEVAHAGELAPVVGDVGSVDLRDLRTEYTRLFIGPAGPPCPPYESVYRDGEAPDELGPVKGPATMAVTRWYREFGVQPAPDHPDLPDHLATELEFTAYLAEQGFDDRLDQFLDEHLRQWADEFLTRVERETREPFYTALAETTREVVHQ